In Sesamum indicum cultivar Zhongzhi No. 13 linkage group LG8, S_indicum_v1.0, whole genome shotgun sequence, the sequence GATAAAGTCTACCACATAATAACTCATAAAGAGGCAGAGAAGAACTGGATgcacatttttaatatttcctTAAGAAGGTGGTAATTCCACATCTATGTGTTTTCAATTCAGAAATATAAAACCATGAATTACCTTTTTTCTAACAGAAAGGGCAGGAAGcgaggatttttttttcaatcaaagTCTATGATACTGATCTGATGATACACCAGACTTCACTCACTGAAAAACTTTGCAATGAATGTACAAGTTGAGCAGTGTGCACCTGCAAAGGGTGAAGTGACAAAAACTAGCCagtgaatgaaaaatttagtTGGCATGGCCACCCATTTCTTGGCGTTTAATTTCTAATGCTAATCGCTCATTCTCAAGCTTTAAATACTCATTTTCCAGTCTCATCTTCTCTAAGTCCCTATCTTCAAGCTCACTAAATCTTAGCCATCTGAGACGCTGCTTTTCCAACTCCAGCATTTCAGCTTCAATTTGTAACTTCTTTTCCTCCAACTGAACAGTGCGGGACATGAACCACGGGTTTCTTTGCCAGTCTAGAGTGGTGCCCTGACCAGGCACTTGGTTAGTTCTTGCATGATCATGAGGAGTAGATTTTTTGGTAGCAATAAAATCCATGACGTGATCTGCATCCAAATATTCAGGCTCTCTTGGTTTCTTCCTCTTAGTAGACACCCTTGTTGAACGAAGATCATCATGCAGAGGatgcttttcttcattgttaTCATTTTGGCTCTCACTTGCATCGATTTCTTCGTCATCATTGATGCTGTCAGACCTGTAGGCCTTCGATTCATGGGACTCCAGATCATCACTATTTCTAAGAGCCAAGTGCAGTGACCTTTGAATAGATTGATCATGAGGAATATACAGCCTATTTCCATTGTGATATGAGCACATTTCTTGGTAAAACAACTGTTTTGAGCTCAATATCTTCCTCACGCTCTCCTTTGATTTCGCagatatatccatcaaatCTAGAAGTGTTGGATTTTCAACTACCTCACAAGAAGTACCTCTCCCGAGGATATCATTAAGTTTCTTATACCTTTTGTTGAGATCATTGAACTTATCCTCACATTGTTGAGGCGATACATGAAATCCTCTTTCCGCCATGACTTTGGAGATAGCTCTCCACTTACCTTTCTTTGGCAAAAGTGGTGAAATCCTtcttccaccaccaccattaTCTGAGCCAGCATCTTCTCCAAGATAAGAAACTGCAGTTATCAAAAGCTTCACCATTTGATCAGTCCACTTCACACGCTGCCAAGGTGactcctttttctctttctcactTTCATTATTCGCATCGACATGCTCCCCCATAGCATAAGAGCCGTCCTCATCACAAGAATTCTTTGTTGTATCACCCTCGCCATTGCCATCGAGAAACGAAACTGGCATATCAGATTTTCGCCCGCCTCTATTCCTCATGGGAAAGGCATCTTGAGCTTGTGCATCATGAGAAACCACCAAACCTTGAAATGGCTGGGGGACCCTTTTGCCATTAGCTTGCATTGGCTCTTGCAAATTTAGAAAGCCGGAAGATTTTCCTTGCACCAGATTCCTACTAGCTAATAACTTGCCATCCATTCTCAACGAACACAAGAACCTACACAACCAAAAATCAAACTACGATAAAGTTTCTGCTCAACCAACTCTGCAATCCGCAGTCACAAAAAGCAAGAATCTCTTTTTCTATGATTTTGCAACAGTAAGAGAGCAGCAATCTTTTTCAACATATACCTCAAAGACAAAATAACAAGCCAGAATCAACATAAACCCATCAAATGCTATCAGTGGAATAATGCAAAA encodes:
- the LOC105169181 gene encoding uncharacterized protein LOC105169181, translated to MDGKLLASRNLVQGKSSGFLNLQEPMQANGKRVPQPFQGLVVSHDAQAQDAFPMRNRGGRKSDMPVSFLDGNGEGDTTKNSCDEDGSYAMGEHVDANNESEKEKKESPWQRVKWTDQMVKLLITAVSYLGEDAGSDNGGGGRRISPLLPKKGKWRAISKVMAERGFHVSPQQCEDKFNDLNKRYKKLNDILGRGTSCEVVENPTLLDLMDISAKSKESVRKILSSKQLFYQEMCSYHNGNRLYIPHDQSIQRSLHLALRNSDDLESHESKAYRSDSINDDEEIDASESQNDNNEEKHPLHDDLRSTRVSTKRKKPREPEYLDADHVMDFIATKKSTPHDHARTNQVPGQGTTLDWQRNPWFMSRTVQLEEKKLQIEAEMLELEKQRLRWLRFSELEDRDLEKMRLENEYLKLENERLALEIKRQEMGGHAN